A DNA window from Solanum lycopersicum chromosome 3, SLM_r2.1 contains the following coding sequences:
- the LOC101255964 gene encoding small ribosomal subunit protein cS23-like produces MMLSMATQLTVNWVPAFSSQNQFFSPKFVFFTKGQSFSRRSNVSAIVPRRNLGGFATSAAAALSFAEETSTRDSISSDSLQKEKLGVLVKPLEKPRLVLKFIWMEKNIGISLDQVIPGHGTIPLSPYYFWPRKDAWEELKVMLESKPWISQKQAIILLNQATDIINLWQQSGGDLA; encoded by the exons ATGATGTTATCAATGGCTACACAGCTTACTGTGAATTGGGTTCCTGCGTTTTCTTCTCAAAACCAATTTTTTTCACCCAAATTTGTCTTCTTTACAAAGGGGCAGTCTTTTTCTCGACGTTCTAATGTCTCAGCAATCGTACCCAGAAGAAATCTTGGGGGTTTTGCTACTTCAGCTGCGGCTGCCTTGAGTTTTGCTGAAGAAACATCGACCCGTGATTCTATTTCCTCAGATTCTCTTCAAAAAGAG AAGCTCGGTGTGTTGGTCAAGCCACTGGAGAAACCTAGGCTAGTGTTGAAGTTTATTTGGATGGAGAAGAACATCGGAATTTCACTAGACCAGGTAATTCCTGGTCATGGCACGATTCCGTTGAGCCCCTACTATTTTTGGCCTAGAAAAGATGCTTGGGAGGAACTTAAAGTCATGCTCGAGAGTAAACCATGGATATCCCAGAAACAGGCAATTATTCTTCTTAATCAGGCCACGGATATCATCAATTTGTGGCAACAGAGTGGTGGTGATTTAGCCTAA
- the LOC101256259 gene encoding KH domain-containing protein At4g18375 isoform X1 yields the protein MDEYKRNSLKQRSNPQFKRKGGSKNAKLNFSSHERSSENSQSSDTTYCILCQSKKVGSVIGKGGSIIKALREETQAKITVADSVPGSDDRIVIISSPSTKLARRQNNDKNNDNPETKEENYSMEPHCAAQDALLKVHNRIVEEDLLGVQNEDKSEAVIITRLLVPNNLVGCLLGRKGDVIQKLRSETGASIRVLSAEHLPACAMTTDELVQISGKPALVKKALYEVSTLLHQNPRKDKPISSFPMVHGAQGFHPPGPPMENMIPPGKPMWSQSKTNLNGMPPALGVGGYRNQLTGFGRADFDYGPPPSAGEAPGDFTMKILCSAAKIGGVIGKGGFNVKQLQQETGAGIHVEDVAPESDERVIRVSSLESFWDPRSRTIDAILQLQSKTSEFSDKGIVTTRLLFPSNKVGCIIGQGGQVINEMRRRTQADIRVLSKDEKPRCASADEELVQISGSIGVAKDALVEISSRLRERCLRDANSKVESTHVRPLPGFVPSEDFRSRDPQRSGVMGAGSSRRYEHLKGAVRECDHPSYPDLPIATRFSNTRSPPEMKFPDHSYGTAKGTGGYNIDEFAGSSARYQDPRSIGPGFVDDIRGTSDRMNAGHNVFHGSSENLNAGRPTFQGYGSPAGQSSNIHQGAYHQNYAAQQSAYQSYPAKGGYPSGSPSQLPYQNPNPHQAPYQNINSQQHQHQQAPPPYQNMAAQGSYHY from the exons ATGGACGAATACAAAAGAAATTCTCTCAAGCAACGCTCGAACCCCCAATTCAAGAGGAAAGGAGGCAGTAAAAATGCAAAGTTGAATTTTTCTAGTCATGAACGGTCATCTGAAAATTCTCAGAGTTCAGATACTACCTATTGTATACTTTGTCAATCCAAAAAAGTTGGTAGCGTAATTGGAAAAGGTGGTAGCATAATCAAAGCCTTGAGAGAGGAAACTCAAGCAAAGATTACAGTTGCTGACAGTGTTCCTGGTTCTGATGATAGAATAGTAATCATCTCCAGTCCCTCTACAAAACTAGCTAGGAGACAGAATAATGACAAAAACAATGATAATCCAGAGACAAAGGAAGAGAATTATTCCATGGAGCCACATTGTGCCGCACAAGATGCTCTGTTAAAAGTTCACAATAGGATTGTTGAGGAAGACTTGCTGGGAGTACAAAATGAGGATAAGAGTGAAGCTGTAATAATCACGCGTCTCCTTGTTCCGAACAATTTGGTTGGATGCCTTTTAGGAAGAAAAGGCGATGTTATTCAGAAATTGCGAAGTGAGACTGGGGCTAGCATTCGTGTCCTTTCTGCTGAGCATTTGCCCGCTTGTGCTATGACCACTGATGAATTGGTCCAA ATCTCAGGCAAACCTGCTTTAGTGAAAAAAGCCTTGTATGAAGTATCAACTCTGTTGCATCAGAATCCTCGAAAAGACAAACCTATCTCGAGTTTTCCTATGGTACATGGTGCTCAAGGTTTTCACCCCCCTGGTCCTCCCATGGAAAATATGATTCCTCCAGGAAAACCAATGTGGTCTCAAAGTAAAACTAATTTAAATGGTATGCCGCCTGCATTAGGGGTGGGAGGCTATAGGAACCAGCTTACTGGATTTGGCCGTGCAGATTTTGATTATGGTCCTCCCCCTAGTGCTGGTGAAGCTCCAGGTGATTTCACCATGAAAATTCTGTGCTCAGCTGCAAAAATTGGTGGTGTTATAGGCAAGGGAGGCTTCAATGTAAAACAACTGCAGCAGGAAACAGGAGCAGGTATACATGTTGAGGATGTCGCACCTGAATCTGATGAAAGAGTTATTCGTGTCTCCTCTTTGGAG TCTTTTTGGGATCCCAGATCACGAACTATTGATGCCATTCTCCAACTTCAAAGTAAAACAAGTGAATTTTCTGACAAAGGAATTGTCACTACGAGGCTTCTTTTCCCCTCAAATAAGGTTGGCTGCATTATTGGACAAGGAGGACAGGTTATCAATGAGATGAGAAGGAGAACACAGGCGGATATTCGTGTTCTTTCCAAGGACGAAAAACCCAGATGCGCATCTGCAGATGAAGAGCTTGTGCAG ATATCTGGAAGCATCGGTGTTGCAAAAGATGCCTTGGTTGAGATTTCTTCAAGGCTCAGAGAAAGATGCCTTAGGGATGCAAATAGTAAAGTGGAGTCTACTCATGTTAGGCCACTTCCTGGATTTGTTCCATCAGAGGATTTTCGAAGTCGAGACCCACAACGTTCAGGTGTGATGGGGGCTGGTAGCTCTAGAAGATATGAACATTTGAAG GGTGCTGTTCGTGAATGTGACCATCCAAGTTATCCAGATCTTCCCATTGCCACTAG ATTCTCAAATACCCGTAGTCCCCCAGAGATGAAGTTTCCAGACCATTCTTATGGTACTGCAAAAGGAACAGGAGGGTACAACATTGATGAG TTTGCTGGAAGTAGTGCAAGATATCAGGATCCTCGTTCTATTGGACCTGGATTCGTTGATGATATTCGGGGCACTTCAGATCGTATGAATGCTGGGCACAATGTTTTTCATGGGTCCTCCGAGAACTTGAATGCTGGGCGGCCTACTTTCCAAGGATACGGTTCTCCTGCTGGACAGAGCAGTAATATTCATCAAGGCGCTTACCACCAGAATTATGCTGCTCAACAAAGTGCTTATCAAAGTTATCCAGCTAAAGGTGGTTACCCTAGTGGTAGTCCTTCCCAATTGCCTTACCAGAACCCTAATCCTCATCAAGCTCCATATCAAAACATCAACTCGCAGCAGCACCAACACCAGCAGGCGCCACCACCATACCAGAATATGGCTGCACAAGGCTCCTACCATTATTGA
- the LOC101256259 gene encoding KH domain-containing protein At4g18375 isoform X2 translates to MDEYKRNSLKQRSNPQFKRKGGSKNAKLNFSSHERSSENSQSSDTTYCILCQSKKVGSVIGKGGSIIKALREETQAKITVADSVPGSDDRIVIISSPSTKLARRQNNDKNNDNPETKEENYSMEPHCAAQDALLKVHNRIVEEDLLGVQNEDKSEAVIITRLLVPNNLVGCLLGRKGDVIQKLRSETGASIRVLSAEHLPACAMTTDELVQISGKPALVKKALYEVSTLLHQNPRKDKPISSFPMVHGAQGFHPPGPPMENMIPPGKPMWSQSKTNLNGMPPALGVGGYRNQLTGFGRADFDYGPPPSAGEAPGDFTMKILCSAAKIGGVIGKGGFNVKQLQQETGAGIHVEDVAPESDERVIRVSSLESFWDPRSRTIDAILQLQSKTSEFSDKGIVTTRLLFPSNKVGCIIGQGGQVINEMRRRTQADIRVLSKDEKPRCASADEELVQISGSIGVAKDALVEISSRLRERCLRDANSKVESTHVRPLPGFVPSEDFRSRDPQRSGVMGAGSSRRYEHLKVGKIIWLMFFYGSLYLDFCFDNILVANPLFESQFAGSSARYQDPRSIGPGFVDDIRGTSDRMNAGHNVFHGSSENLNAGRPTFQGYGSPAGQSSNIHQGAYHQNYAAQQSAYQSYPAKGGYPSGSPSQLPYQNPNPHQAPYQNINSQQHQHQQAPPPYQNMAAQGSYHY, encoded by the exons ATGGACGAATACAAAAGAAATTCTCTCAAGCAACGCTCGAACCCCCAATTCAAGAGGAAAGGAGGCAGTAAAAATGCAAAGTTGAATTTTTCTAGTCATGAACGGTCATCTGAAAATTCTCAGAGTTCAGATACTACCTATTGTATACTTTGTCAATCCAAAAAAGTTGGTAGCGTAATTGGAAAAGGTGGTAGCATAATCAAAGCCTTGAGAGAGGAAACTCAAGCAAAGATTACAGTTGCTGACAGTGTTCCTGGTTCTGATGATAGAATAGTAATCATCTCCAGTCCCTCTACAAAACTAGCTAGGAGACAGAATAATGACAAAAACAATGATAATCCAGAGACAAAGGAAGAGAATTATTCCATGGAGCCACATTGTGCCGCACAAGATGCTCTGTTAAAAGTTCACAATAGGATTGTTGAGGAAGACTTGCTGGGAGTACAAAATGAGGATAAGAGTGAAGCTGTAATAATCACGCGTCTCCTTGTTCCGAACAATTTGGTTGGATGCCTTTTAGGAAGAAAAGGCGATGTTATTCAGAAATTGCGAAGTGAGACTGGGGCTAGCATTCGTGTCCTTTCTGCTGAGCATTTGCCCGCTTGTGCTATGACCACTGATGAATTGGTCCAA ATCTCAGGCAAACCTGCTTTAGTGAAAAAAGCCTTGTATGAAGTATCAACTCTGTTGCATCAGAATCCTCGAAAAGACAAACCTATCTCGAGTTTTCCTATGGTACATGGTGCTCAAGGTTTTCACCCCCCTGGTCCTCCCATGGAAAATATGATTCCTCCAGGAAAACCAATGTGGTCTCAAAGTAAAACTAATTTAAATGGTATGCCGCCTGCATTAGGGGTGGGAGGCTATAGGAACCAGCTTACTGGATTTGGCCGTGCAGATTTTGATTATGGTCCTCCCCCTAGTGCTGGTGAAGCTCCAGGTGATTTCACCATGAAAATTCTGTGCTCAGCTGCAAAAATTGGTGGTGTTATAGGCAAGGGAGGCTTCAATGTAAAACAACTGCAGCAGGAAACAGGAGCAGGTATACATGTTGAGGATGTCGCACCTGAATCTGATGAAAGAGTTATTCGTGTCTCCTCTTTGGAG TCTTTTTGGGATCCCAGATCACGAACTATTGATGCCATTCTCCAACTTCAAAGTAAAACAAGTGAATTTTCTGACAAAGGAATTGTCACTACGAGGCTTCTTTTCCCCTCAAATAAGGTTGGCTGCATTATTGGACAAGGAGGACAGGTTATCAATGAGATGAGAAGGAGAACACAGGCGGATATTCGTGTTCTTTCCAAGGACGAAAAACCCAGATGCGCATCTGCAGATGAAGAGCTTGTGCAG ATATCTGGAAGCATCGGTGTTGCAAAAGATGCCTTGGTTGAGATTTCTTCAAGGCTCAGAGAAAGATGCCTTAGGGATGCAAATAGTAAAGTGGAGTCTACTCATGTTAGGCCACTTCCTGGATTTGTTCCATCAGAGGATTTTCGAAGTCGAGACCCACAACGTTCAGGTGTGATGGGGGCTGGTAGCTCTAGAAGATATGAACATTTGAAGGTAGGGAAGATTATCTGGCTAATGTTCTTCTACGGGAGCTTATACCTTGACTTTTGTTTTGATAACA TTCTTGTTGCTAATCCTTTGTTTGAATCACAGTTTGCTGGAAGTAGTGCAAGATATCAGGATCCTCGTTCTATTGGACCTGGATTCGTTGATGATATTCGGGGCACTTCAGATCGTATGAATGCTGGGCACAATGTTTTTCATGGGTCCTCCGAGAACTTGAATGCTGGGCGGCCTACTTTCCAAGGATACGGTTCTCCTGCTGGACAGAGCAGTAATATTCATCAAGGCGCTTACCACCAGAATTATGCTGCTCAACAAAGTGCTTATCAAAGTTATCCAGCTAAAGGTGGTTACCCTAGTGGTAGTCCTTCCCAATTGCCTTACCAGAACCCTAATCCTCATCAAGCTCCATATCAAAACATCAACTCGCAGCAGCACCAACACCAGCAGGCGCCACCACCATACCAGAATATGGCTGCACAAGGCTCCTACCATTATTGA
- the LOC101252058 gene encoding uncharacterized protein: MCVVSDRNENIIKVVTDVYSNVPHYACMWHLWNNVQKKFRKSHEKLSGVFYTMAKACTKNEFDMLMDTVEKEDIRVKEYLDLAGYEKWALCYAQVHRGWHMTSNIAESINAALVSARELPIFEFLEDVRLLFGRWNHDYKKEATCTFTSLIGKYHDILADNEALSTRMTVVPSTKYVHNVNDDGRYFVVCLKEKTCTCGRFQYEEIPCEHAWPCEHAWAVLKWKSLPPDEYCSDLYKPKTMLKTYNMPIHPLPNVKA; this comes from the exons ATGTGTGTTGTGTCTGATAGAAATGAGAACATTATAAAGGTTGTTACAGATGTATACAGTAATGTACCACACTATGCTTGTATGTGGCATTTATGGAATAACGTTCAGAAAAAGTTTAGAAAATCTCATGAGAAGTTATCTGGTGTATTCTATACAATGGCAAAAGCTTGCACAAAGAATGAATTTGATATGTTAATGGATACTgtagaaaaagaagatataaGAGTGAAAGAGTATTTGGATTTAGCTGGATATGAAAAATGGGCTCTTTGTTATGCACAAGTACATAGAGGATGGCACATGACATCAAATATTGCTGAGAGTATAAATGCAGCACTTGTTTCAGCGAGAGAATTGCCTATTTTTGAATTTCTCGAAGATGTAAGGCTATTATTTGGAAGGTGGAATCATGACTACAAGAAGGAGGCAACCTGCACATTCACATCATTGATTGGAAAATATCATGACATACTAGCAGACAATGAAGCATTGAGCACAAGAATGACG GTTGTACCGTCAACGAAATATGTGCACAATGTTAATGATGATGGGAGATATTTTGTAGTCTgtctaaaagaaaaaacttgCACCTGTGGAAGATTTCAGTACGAGGAAATACCTTGTGAACATGCTTGGCCTTGTGAACATGCTTGGGCTGTATTGAAATGGAAGAGTCTACCACCAGATGAATATTGCTCAGATTTATACAAACCAAAGACAATGTTGAAGACATATAATATGCCTATACATCCTTTACCGAATGTAAAGGCATAG